In Notamacropus eugenii isolate mMacEug1 chromosome 1, mMacEug1.pri_v2, whole genome shotgun sequence, one genomic interval encodes:
- the CYP26A1 gene encoding cytochrome P450 26A1 has protein sequence MGFSALLASALCTFVLPLLLFLAAVKLWNLYCLNTRDRSCSLPLPPGTMGLPFFGETLQMVLQRRKFLEMKRRKYGYIYKTHLFGRPTVRVMGADNVRQILLGEHRLVSVHWPASVRTILGSACLSSLRDSLHKKRKKLIMQAFNREALQCYVPIIAEEIRNALESWLQCGDRGLLVYPEVKRLMFRIAMRILLGCESDSATSGDSERELVEAFEEMIRNLFSLPIDMPFSGLYRGMKARNLIHARIEENIRAKLGRQREPEAGVCRVKDALQLLIEHTQENGERLDMQELKQSSTELLFGGHETTSSAATSLITYLGLHHHVLQKVREELKSKGLLCKSSQDEILDIDILEQLKYTGCVIKETLRLNPPVPGGFRIALKTFELNGYQIPKGWNVIYSICDTHDVADIFTNKEEFNPDRFLLPYPEDSSRFSFIPFGGGLRTCVGKEFAKIILKIFTVELVRHCDWQLLNGPPTMKTSPTVYPVDNLPTKFMHFKGEI, from the exons ATGGGTTTCTCCGCCCTGCTAGCGAGCGCGCTGTGCACCTTCGTGCTACCGCTGCTACTCTTTCTAGCCGCGGTCAAGCTCTGGAACCTGTACTGTTTGAACACCCGGGATCGCAGCTGCAGCCTCCCCTTGCCCCCCGGGACCATGGGGCTGCCCTTCTTCGGAGAGACCCTGCAGATGGTATTGCAG CGGAGGAAGTTTTTGGAGATGAAGCGCAGAAAGTACGGTTATATCTATAAGACTCATCTCTTCGGACGGCCCACGGTGCGGGTGATGGGCGCGGACAACGTGAGGCAGATACTTCTGGGGGAGCACCGTCTTGTGTCTGTGCACTGGCCCGCCTCTGTCCGGACCATCCTGGGCTCCGCCTGTCTCTCCAGCCTCCGCGATTCTTTGCACAAGAAGCGCAAAAAG TTGATCATGCAGGCTTTCAACCGGGAAGCGTTGCAGTGCTACGTGCCCATAATAGctgaagaaataagaaatgcTTTGGAAAGCTGGCTCCAATGCGGCGACCGAGGCCTCCTGGTCTACCCCGAGGTGAAGCGCCTTATGTTCCGAATCGCCATGCGCATCTTGCTGGGCTGCGAATCAGACAGCGCGACCAGCGGGGACAGCGAGAGGGAATTAGTGGAAGCTTTTGAGGAGATGATCCGGAACCTGTTTTCCCTGCCCATCGATATGCCCTTCAGCGGACTTTACCGG GGCATGAAGGCGAGGAACCTCATCCACGCGCGCATCGAAGAGAACATTCGTGCCAAGCTGGGAAGGCAACGGGAGCCCGAGGCCGGGGTCTGCCGTGTCAAAGACGCGTTGCAGCTGCTCATCGAGCATACGCAGGAGAATGGCGAGAGACTAGATATGCAG GAACTGAAGCAGTCTTCAACTGAACTTCTCTTTGGAGGGCATGAGACGACATCGAGTGCTGCCACATCTCTGATCACTTATCTGGGCCTCCATCACCATGTGCTTCAGAAAGTGAGAGAAGAACTAAAGAGTAAG GGTTTACTTTGCAAAAGTAGCCAAGATGAAATATTGGACATAGACATTTTGGAGCAACTCAAGTACACAGGATGTGTTATTAAGGAAACTCTCAGGCTGAATCCTCCTGTTCCAGGGGGGTTTCGTATTGCTCTCAAGACTTTTGAGTTAAAT GGATACCAGATTCCCAAAGGTTGGAATGTTATCTACAGTATCTGTGATACCCATGATGTTGCAGACATTTTCACCAACAAGGAAGAATTTAACCCTGACCGATTTCTGTTGCCTTATCCAGAGGATTCTTCCAGATTCAGTTTCATTCCATTTGGAGGGGGGCTCCGGACCTGCGTAGGCAAAGAGTTTgcaaaaattattctcaaaatatTTACAGTGGAGCTGGTCAGACATTGTGATTGGCAACTTTTAAATGGACCTCCTACCATGAAAACTAGTCCTACTGTGTACCCAGTGGACAACCTTCCTACAAAATTTATGCATTTCAAGGGTGAAATTTAG